A stretch of Microbulbifer sp. SAOS-129_SWC DNA encodes these proteins:
- a CDS encoding antibiotic biosynthesis monooxygenase, with amino-acid sequence MIYVLIEREIAADKMTAYEEAARKLLNNAYRTVGFVDGQTYTEKDNPLRRFTLSKWQTVDQWEHWYTSEERRAQLAQLSPMLADEERITILQTAE; translated from the coding sequence ATGATTTACGTATTGATTGAAAGGGAAATCGCCGCGGACAAAATGACAGCCTACGAAGAGGCCGCGCGCAAGCTGCTCAACAATGCCTACCGCACCGTGGGATTTGTCGACGGCCAGACCTACACCGAAAAAGACAACCCGCTGCGCCGCTTTACCCTGTCCAAGTGGCAGACCGTCGACCAGTGGGAGCACTGGTACACCAGCGAGGAGCGCCGCGCCCAGCTGGCCCAGCTGAGCCCGATGCTCGCCGACGAAGAGCGCATTACGATCCTGCAAACGGCAGAATAA
- a CDS encoding class I SAM-dependent methyltransferase, which produces MSTDWSGLLQQVQSKLERDGDNHDSRRLFHGRGRTFPGLEQVCVDRFYPALLVTLFEEYAGEEQLAAQLWALVEPRGYTGVAVQRRYQPGAPITWPCGAPVAEPHARRGALRFPLTFERQNVGFFLDIEPGRQWLEQQVRAHAECENLKLLNLFAFTCAFSVVARAAGELEVTNIDVNRGVLNRGRENHQANDLPLKGIKFLQLDALREFKRFDRRGPFQLAVVDPPTRQKGRFDVSENYGKLLKLLPACLADEAEVLVVMNSPRHSEAHFRALIEEADIRFEVVARLPQSPDFPDQDPDAALKMLHVRFRR; this is translated from the coding sequence ATGTCGACAGACTGGAGTGGCCTGCTACAGCAGGTGCAAAGCAAGCTCGAACGCGACGGCGACAACCATGACAGCCGCCGCCTGTTTCACGGCCGCGGCCGCACTTTTCCCGGGCTGGAGCAGGTGTGTGTGGATCGCTTCTACCCGGCGCTGCTGGTGACCCTGTTCGAGGAGTATGCCGGCGAGGAACAGCTGGCTGCACAGCTGTGGGCGCTGGTCGAGCCGCGCGGTTATACCGGTGTCGCGGTACAGCGCCGCTACCAGCCCGGCGCGCCGATTACCTGGCCCTGTGGCGCGCCGGTGGCCGAGCCGCACGCGCGCCGCGGCGCGCTGCGTTTTCCGCTCACGTTCGAGCGGCAGAATGTGGGTTTCTTCCTCGATATCGAGCCGGGGCGCCAATGGCTGGAGCAGCAGGTGCGCGCGCACGCCGAGTGCGAAAACCTGAAGCTTTTGAACCTGTTCGCGTTTACCTGCGCGTTTTCGGTCGTGGCGCGCGCCGCCGGCGAGCTGGAAGTGACCAATATCGATGTGAACCGCGGCGTGCTGAACCGCGGCCGCGAAAACCACCAGGCCAATGATCTGCCCTTGAAGGGCATCAAGTTCCTGCAGCTGGACGCGCTGCGCGAGTTCAAGCGCTTTGACCGCCGCGGTCCGTTTCAGCTGGCGGTGGTGGACCCGCCCACGCGCCAGAAGGGGCGCTTCGATGTCAGTGAGAATTACGGCAAGCTGCTGAAACTGCTGCCGGCGTGCCTGGCGGACGAGGCCGAAGTGCTGGTGGTGATGAACTCACCGCGCCACAGCGAAGCGCATTTCCGCGCGCTGATCGAGGAGGCGGATATCCGCTTTGAGGTGGTCGCGCGATTGCCGCAGAGTCCGGATTTCCCCGACCAGGACCCGGATGCGGCGTTGAAGATGTTGCATGTGCGGTTTCGGCGGTAA
- a CDS encoding 4-phosphoerythronate dehydrogenase, translating to MSGLRIVADENIPALEDYFGDLGTLVRVPGRNLQREQLLDADVLLVRSVTRVNAALLAGTPVRFVGSCTIGTDHLDTGWLEAQGIPWSAAPGCNANSVVEYVFCALAALDIDWRGKSFGIVGCGNVGGLLQQRLHALDIDCAIYDPWLPDNPDAAALATVLAQDVICLHAPLVKDGPHPSRHLIGRAQLEQIKDDATLISAGRGAVVDCTALRDLLRAGKRFTTVLDVWENEPDIDTGLLELVDLGTPHIAGYSLDGKLAGTRMIRAALSAALSLPDHSDAAAGGGVKSGRTELLSRPTVAPTAFAAMAELLLQIYDPRADDRRLREAATGAQPMAQAFDRLRREYPERLELSHYSLDATTLDTALRQQLAALGLQ from the coding sequence GTGTCCGGATTGAGAATTGTCGCCGACGAGAATATCCCGGCGCTGGAGGACTACTTCGGTGATCTCGGCACCCTGGTGCGGGTGCCGGGGCGCAACCTGCAGCGCGAACAGCTGCTGGATGCCGACGTACTGCTGGTGCGCTCGGTGACCCGCGTCAACGCCGCGCTGCTGGCCGGCACCCCGGTGCGCTTTGTCGGCAGCTGCACCATCGGCACCGACCACCTGGATACCGGCTGGCTGGAGGCGCAGGGCATTCCTTGGAGCGCCGCGCCCGGCTGCAATGCCAACTCGGTGGTCGAGTATGTGTTCTGTGCACTGGCGGCGCTGGACATCGACTGGCGCGGCAAGTCCTTCGGTATTGTCGGCTGTGGCAATGTCGGCGGCCTGTTGCAGCAGCGTCTGCATGCGCTCGACATCGACTGCGCCATCTACGACCCCTGGCTGCCGGACAATCCGGATGCCGCCGCCCTGGCAACGGTGCTGGCGCAGGATGTGATCTGCCTGCACGCGCCGCTGGTAAAAGACGGCCCGCATCCGAGCCGCCATCTGATTGGCCGCGCACAGTTGGAACAGATTAAAGACGACGCCACGCTGATCAGCGCCGGCCGCGGCGCGGTGGTGGACTGCACGGCGCTGCGCGACCTTTTGCGTGCCGGCAAGCGCTTTACCACCGTACTCGACGTGTGGGAAAACGAGCCGGATATCGACACCGGATTGCTCGAACTGGTCGATCTCGGCACGCCGCACATCGCCGGCTACAGCCTCGATGGCAAGCTGGCCGGCACGCGCATGATCCGCGCGGCACTGTCGGCGGCGCTGTCACTGCCCGATCACAGCGACGCGGCGGCCGGTGGCGGTGTTAAGAGCGGGCGGACCGAACTGCTGTCGCGGCCGACGGTCGCGCCGACTGCGTTCGCCGCGATGGCCGAGCTGCTGCTGCAGATCTATGATCCCCGCGCCGACGACCGCCGCCTGCGCGAAGCTGCCACAGGCGCGCAGCCGATGGCGCAGGCCTTCGACCGGCTGCGGCGCGAATATCCGGAACGGCTGGAGCTCTCCCACTATTCGCTCGACGCCACCACGTTGGACACAGCGTTGCGGCAGCAGCTGGCCGCGCTGGGGTTGCAGTGA
- the msrB gene encoding peptide-methionine (R)-S-oxide reductase MsrB has product MSKEKDDNYWRDKLTPEEFHVCREGGTERPFSGEHWNTFEDGAYRCRCCGEVLFESESKFDAGCGWPSFDAEAREGVVEEHQDNSLGMQRTEIVCANCGCHLGHVFPDGPTDTGLRYCVNSLSVTLDPEDSNEHGEGEGG; this is encoded by the coding sequence ATGTCAAAAGAAAAAGACGATAACTACTGGCGCGACAAGCTCACGCCGGAAGAATTTCACGTTTGCCGCGAGGGGGGCACCGAGCGCCCGTTCAGTGGCGAGCACTGGAATACGTTTGAAGACGGCGCCTACCGCTGTCGCTGTTGCGGCGAAGTGCTGTTCGAGTCGGAGTCCAAGTTCGACGCCGGCTGTGGCTGGCCCAGTTTCGACGCTGAAGCCCGGGAGGGGGTGGTGGAAGAGCACCAGGACAACAGTCTCGGAATGCAGCGTACAGAAATCGTCTGTGCCAATTGTGGCTGTCATCTGGGGCATGTATTCCCCGATGGCCCCACCGACACCGGATTGCGCTATTGCGTCAATTCCCTGTCGGTAACGCTGGATCCCGAGGATAGCAATGAACATGGCGAAGGGGAGGGCGGCTGA
- a CDS encoding ABC transporter permease, with the protein MNSNAIWTSFSTILRREVRRFTRIWPQTLVPPVITMSLYFVIFGALIGSRIGDMGGFSYMEFVVPGLIMMSVITNSYSNVVSSFYSAKFQRSVEELLVSPTPNWVIMAGYVLGGVSRGLIVGFVVTLIALFFTHLQVQHIGITIAIVFMTSVLFSLAGFINAIFANSFDDISIIPTFVLTPLTYLGGVFYSIQLLSPFWQGLSKLNPILYMVNAFRYGVLGVSDINVIWAFCGVLVFIALLSAWGLHLMRHGKRLRH; encoded by the coding sequence ATGAACAGCAACGCCATCTGGACTTCCTTCAGTACCATTCTGCGCCGCGAAGTACGCCGTTTTACCCGGATCTGGCCGCAGACGCTGGTGCCGCCCGTGATAACCATGTCGCTGTATTTCGTTATCTTCGGTGCCCTGATTGGCAGCCGTATCGGTGATATGGGCGGCTTTTCCTATATGGAATTCGTCGTGCCGGGCCTGATCATGATGTCGGTGATTACCAACTCCTACTCCAACGTGGTGTCGTCCTTCTACAGCGCCAAGTTCCAGCGCAGTGTGGAAGAACTGCTGGTCTCCCCGACACCCAACTGGGTGATCATGGCCGGCTACGTCTTGGGCGGCGTGTCCCGCGGCCTGATCGTGGGGTTTGTCGTCACCCTGATTGCGCTGTTCTTTACCCACCTGCAGGTGCAGCATATCGGCATCACCATCGCCATCGTGTTCATGACGTCGGTGCTGTTCTCGCTGGCCGGGTTTATCAACGCGATCTTTGCCAACAGCTTTGACGATATCTCGATCATTCCGACGTTCGTACTGACGCCGCTGACCTACCTGGGTGGGGTTTTCTATTCCATTCAGCTGCTGTCGCCGTTCTGGCAGGGTCTGTCGAAACTGAACCCTATCCTGTATATGGTGAACGCCTTCCGCTATGGCGTGCTCGGCGTGTCCGATATCAATGTGATCTGGGCCTTCTGCGGCGTGCTGGTATTTATCGCGTTGCTGTCTGCCTGGGGCCTGCACCTGATGCGCCACGGCAAGCGCCTGCGCCACTAA
- a CDS encoding ATP-NAD kinase family protein → MNIKKLGLIVNPWAGVGGPAGLKGSDGADTVEQALAAGVEPQAQQRAAVALAALQPFAGQLEILCFGGSMGALVAEECGLRTRVVGEAASEPSTPADSERAAAAIRAAGADLIVFVGGDGTARNMVNALGGECPVLGIPAGVKMHSACFAISPKAAGEVLRRLLAGELVDLREHEVRDIDEKSFREGRVSTRYYGELLVPEEGHFVQAVKNAGREVEELAVADIAAKVVEDLEPDTLYIVGPGSTTLAVLNELGCEGTLLGVDLLRDGALTATDVGAREIEQAIAAHDGPAKIILTAIGGQGHLIGRGNQQFSPTVLRAVGRDNLIVVATKTKMTELGGRPLLVDSGDAELDAQWSGFIRVVTGYRDAILYPLSNGDL, encoded by the coding sequence GTGAACATCAAGAAACTCGGACTGATCGTCAATCCCTGGGCCGGCGTCGGCGGCCCGGCGGGACTCAAGGGCAGCGACGGCGCCGACACGGTGGAGCAGGCGCTGGCGGCCGGCGTCGAGCCGCAGGCGCAGCAGCGCGCGGCCGTGGCCCTGGCGGCCCTGCAACCCTTTGCCGGTCAGCTGGAGATCCTCTGTTTCGGCGGCAGTATGGGGGCGCTGGTTGCCGAAGAGTGCGGCCTGCGCACCCGGGTCGTCGGCGAAGCTGCCTCGGAACCATCGACACCGGCAGACAGCGAGCGCGCCGCCGCGGCGATCCGCGCCGCCGGCGCCGACCTGATTGTGTTCGTCGGTGGCGACGGCACCGCACGCAATATGGTCAACGCACTGGGTGGCGAATGCCCGGTACTGGGTATTCCCGCCGGAGTGAAGATGCACTCCGCCTGTTTCGCCATTTCGCCCAAAGCCGCTGGTGAAGTGCTGCGGCGGCTGCTGGCCGGCGAGCTGGTGGACCTGCGTGAGCACGAGGTGCGTGATATCGACGAAAAGTCCTTCCGCGAGGGGCGGGTGAGTACCCGCTACTACGGCGAGCTACTGGTGCCGGAGGAGGGCCACTTTGTGCAGGCGGTAAAAAATGCCGGGCGCGAAGTGGAGGAGCTGGCCGTGGCCGATATCGCCGCGAAGGTGGTCGAGGACCTGGAACCGGACACCCTCTATATCGTCGGCCCCGGCTCCACCACGCTGGCGGTATTGAACGAGTTGGGGTGCGAGGGGACGCTGCTCGGCGTCGACCTGCTGCGGGATGGCGCACTGACGGCGACGGACGTGGGTGCGCGGGAGATCGAACAGGCGATCGCCGCACACGACGGTCCGGCGAAAATCATCCTCACCGCCATCGGCGGTCAGGGACACCTGATCGGCCGCGGCAACCAGCAGTTTTCGCCAACGGTGCTGCGCGCGGTGGGCCGCGACAACCTGATCGTGGTCGCCACCAAAACCAAAATGACCGAGCTCGGCGGTCGCCCGCTGCTGGTAGACAGCGGCGATGCCGAGCTCGATGCACAATGGAGCGGTTTTATTCGCGTAGTCACCGGCTATCGCGATGCCATCCTGTATCCGCTCAGCAACGGGGATTTGTAA
- the tusA gene encoding sulfurtransferase TusA: protein MKSEHTLDARGLLCPEPVMMLHAAVRKLAPGEVLQLLATDPSTQRDVPKFCQFLGYELVQHAEADDEFHFWIRKGEG from the coding sequence ATGAAGTCTGAACATACCCTCGATGCCCGCGGCCTGCTGTGCCCGGAACCCGTCATGATGCTGCATGCCGCCGTGCGCAAGCTGGCCCCCGGCGAGGTGCTGCAGCTGCTCGCGACTGATCCCTCCACCCAGCGGGACGTACCCAAGTTCTGCCAGTTTCTCGGTTACGAGCTGGTGCAACACGCCGAAGCGGACGATGAATTCCATTTCTGGATCCGCAAGGGCGAGGGCTGA
- a CDS encoding ABC transporter ATP-binding protein, giving the protein MTAALSIQNLQKTYDNGFQALKGISFDVQPGDFFALLGPNGAGKSTTIGIICSLVRKTGGNVSIFGVDIDQDFPKAKQLLGVVPQEFNFSQFEKVFDIVATQGGFYGMPRALAEERTEKYLKQLGLWDKRSTQARMLSGGMKRRLMIARALIHEPQLLILDEPTAGVDIELRRSMWTFLQEINAKGTTIILTTHYLEEAESLCRNIAIIDKGDIVENTSIKSLLKTLSRETFILDTADTLDGAPDFGNFSGRQLDEHSLEVTVEKGQSLNELFNRLGEQGISIVSMRNRANRLEELFVSLLAEQKQEEEQ; this is encoded by the coding sequence ATGACTGCCGCGCTCTCCATCCAGAACCTACAGAAAACCTACGACAACGGCTTCCAGGCACTGAAGGGCATCAGCTTCGATGTGCAGCCGGGGGACTTCTTCGCCCTGCTCGGCCCCAATGGTGCCGGCAAGTCCACCACTATCGGCATCATCTGCTCGCTGGTGCGTAAGACTGGCGGCAATGTCTCTATCTTCGGTGTCGATATCGACCAGGACTTCCCCAAGGCCAAGCAGCTGCTCGGTGTGGTGCCGCAGGAGTTCAATTTCAGCCAGTTCGAGAAAGTGTTCGATATCGTCGCGACCCAGGGTGGTTTCTATGGCATGCCGCGCGCGCTCGCCGAGGAGCGCACCGAGAAATACCTGAAGCAGCTGGGCCTGTGGGACAAGCGCAGCACCCAGGCGCGTATGCTGTCCGGCGGTATGAAGCGCCGGCTGATGATTGCGCGCGCGCTGATTCACGAACCCCAGCTGCTGATCCTGGATGAGCCCACAGCGGGCGTGGATATCGAACTGCGCCGCTCCATGTGGACCTTCCTGCAGGAGATCAACGCAAAGGGCACCACCATTATCCTGACCACCCACTACCTGGAAGAAGCGGAGAGCCTGTGCCGCAATATCGCCATCATCGATAAGGGCGATATTGTCGAGAACACCTCGATCAAGTCACTGCTCAAAACCCTGAGTCGCGAAACCTTTATTCTCGATACCGCGGATACCCTCGATGGCGCGCCGGATTTCGGCAACTTCAGTGGCCGCCAGCTGGATGAGCACAGTCTCGAGGTGACGGTGGAGAAGGGCCAGTCCCTGAATGAACTGTTCAACCGCCTGGGCGAGCAGGGTATTTCCATTGTGAGTATGCGCAATCGCGCCAACCGGCTGGAGGAGCTGTTCGTCTCCCTGCTGGCGGAGCAGAAGCAGGAGGAAGAACAATGA
- a CDS encoding 5'-3' exonuclease H3TH domain-containing protein, whose product MTAVALDPRAPLLVDASIYIFRYYFALPPNWSSRSGYDTEAVYGFSNFLLDLLARRPRRIACAFDESLGSCFRNELYPDYKCSRALPDEALAYQLAACREMAEALGIASYTSERFEADDILAALTRLCVDLGPVIVSRDKDLGQLLDRGAVSLCDFAGGGAADKHLDAAAIRGKFGVEPRQIADFLALVGDTSDDIPGVPGVGPKTAAGLLAAFPNVEDLLADPARVAGLPLRGAKGLATKLAEYAGQIALAKQLARLHEDVDLAIAAEDLDWRGADIDVAQALADEFGIGGLKAKIERVLSPLTLEVE is encoded by the coding sequence GTGACCGCAGTGGCCCTCGATCCGCGCGCGCCGCTGCTGGTGGACGCGTCCATCTATATCTTCCGCTACTACTTTGCCCTGCCGCCCAACTGGAGTAGCCGCAGCGGCTATGACACCGAGGCGGTATACGGTTTCAGCAACTTCCTGCTCGACCTGCTGGCGCGCCGTCCGCGGCGTATTGCCTGCGCCTTTGACGAATCCCTGGGCAGCTGTTTCCGCAACGAACTCTACCCGGACTACAAGTGCAGCCGCGCATTGCCGGACGAGGCGCTGGCCTACCAGCTGGCAGCCTGCCGCGAGATGGCCGAGGCGCTGGGGATCGCCAGCTACACCAGCGAGCGCTTCGAGGCGGACGACATTCTCGCCGCGTTGACGCGGCTGTGCGTGGATCTGGGCCCGGTGATCGTCAGTCGCGACAAGGACCTGGGCCAACTGCTGGACCGCGGTGCGGTATCCCTGTGCGACTTTGCAGGGGGCGGGGCCGCCGACAAACATCTGGATGCCGCGGCGATTCGCGGCAAGTTCGGTGTCGAGCCGCGCCAGATCGCCGATTTTCTGGCTCTGGTCGGTGACACCAGTGACGATATTCCCGGCGTGCCTGGGGTCGGTCCCAAGACTGCCGCGGGACTGCTGGCAGCATTCCCTAACGTGGAGGATCTGCTCGCCGATCCCGCGCGGGTCGCCGGCCTGCCGCTGCGCGGCGCCAAGGGGCTGGCGACCAAGCTGGCCGAATATGCCGGGCAGATTGCGCTGGCCAAGCAGCTGGCCCGGCTGCACGAGGACGTGGACCTGGCCATCGCCGCCGAGGACCTCGACTGGCGCGGTGCGGACATCGATGTCGCGCAGGCGCTGGCGGACGAATTCGGCATCGGCGGCCTGAAAGCTAAAATCGAGCGGGTGCTGAGCCCGCTAACCCTGGAGGTGGAGTGA
- a CDS encoding alpha/beta family hydrolase gives MPEHLVDSPAAAPRARFLFAHGAGAPMDSDFMAAISAGLCAAGIEVVRFEFPYMAERRHGGSRRPPNPVPQLLDAFRGEVERFTADALPLFIGGKSMGGRAASLLARELHMSGAVQGLVCFGYPFHPRGKPERLRTEHLYTLACPTLIVQGSRDPLGNRAEVDSYQLPEDIQWAWLEDGDHDLKPRRASGHTRAEHWQSAVDAAAGFILPFAGS, from the coding sequence ATGCCTGAGCATCTCGTCGATAGCCCCGCAGCCGCGCCGCGGGCGCGCTTCCTGTTCGCGCACGGTGCCGGCGCGCCGATGGACAGCGACTTTATGGCCGCCATCAGCGCCGGCCTGTGTGCCGCGGGTATCGAGGTGGTGCGCTTCGAGTTTCCGTATATGGCCGAGCGGCGCCACGGCGGATCGCGCCGCCCGCCGAACCCGGTGCCGCAGCTGCTGGACGCGTTTCGCGGCGAAGTCGAGCGCTTTACCGCTGATGCGCTGCCGCTGTTTATCGGCGGCAAATCCATGGGCGGCCGCGCCGCCAGCCTGCTGGCGCGGGAGCTGCATATGAGTGGTGCGGTGCAGGGGCTGGTGTGCTTCGGCTACCCGTTCCATCCGCGCGGCAAGCCGGAGCGGTTGCGTACCGAGCACCTGTACACGCTGGCGTGCCCGACGCTGATCGTGCAGGGCAGTCGCGATCCGCTCGGCAATCGCGCGGAAGTGGACAGCTACCAGCTGCCAGAGGACATTCAGTGGGCGTGGCTGGAGGACGGCGATCACGACCTGAAGCCGCGGCGCGCCAGCGGCCACACCCGGGCCGAGCACTGGCAGAGTGCGGTGGATGCCGCGGCGGGGTTTATTCTGCCGTTTGCAGGATCGTAA
- a CDS encoding YheU family protein has product MRIPHHQLDSETLQNLLEEYATRDGTDYGEREVSLADKVASLRRQLQSGEVVIWFEESEQSVNLLLAEDLPDDA; this is encoded by the coding sequence ATGCGCATCCCCCACCACCAGCTCGATTCCGAAACCCTGCAGAACCTGCTCGAGGAGTACGCCACCCGCGACGGCACCGATTACGGTGAGCGCGAGGTAAGCCTCGCGGACAAGGTCGCCAGTCTGCGCCGCCAGCTGCAATCCGGCGAAGTGGTGATCTGGTTCGAGGAGAGCGAGCAGTCGGTCAATCTGCTGCTGGCAGAGGACCTGCCCGACGATGCCTGA
- a CDS encoding elongation factor P hydroxylase produces MSAQPCVDPEAVASPSSARIAAVFDRCFSADLNTRLVGGFEEPYYRPAGHEYPYHRVEFTRDYPASALHEAAHWCVAGEARRQLPDYGYWYAPDGRSAAQQAEFERVEVRPQALEWLFARACGLRFRVSADNLGSDFGPSDAFKETIWRQVRRYCRDGVNARARAFALALAREFERPDPLCADLYQRADLA; encoded by the coding sequence TTGTCTGCCCAGCCCTGTGTAGACCCCGAAGCTGTCGCCAGCCCCTCGAGTGCGCGCATTGCCGCGGTTTTCGATCGCTGTTTCAGTGCCGACCTGAATACGCGTCTTGTCGGCGGCTTCGAGGAGCCCTACTACCGGCCGGCCGGGCACGAGTACCCCTATCACCGGGTGGAATTTACCCGTGATTACCCCGCCAGCGCCCTGCACGAGGCGGCGCACTGGTGTGTGGCCGGTGAGGCCCGGCGCCAGCTGCCGGATTACGGCTACTGGTATGCACCGGACGGACGCTCCGCCGCCCAGCAAGCCGAGTTCGAGCGGGTAGAGGTCAGGCCCCAGGCGCTGGAATGGCTGTTCGCGCGGGCCTGCGGCCTGCGCTTCCGGGTCAGTGCCGACAACCTGGGCAGTGACTTCGGCCCCAGCGATGCGTTCAAGGAGACCATCTGGCGCCAGGTGCGCCGCTACTGCCGCGACGGTGTCAACGCCCGCGCGCGCGCCTTCGCTCTGGCGCTGGCGCGGGAGTTCGAGCGCCCCGATCCGCTCTGTGCCGATCTCTACCAGCGGGCGGACCTCGCGTGA
- a CDS encoding DUF1499 domain-containing protein, whose protein sequence is MRPTRWSHWSRWLLRVQWLLLAAIFIAGLALRLGLMDYRPVFQVFKFAGLGAVGVALLSMLVFMWGLVKRHPDSRRNALWAMVLGLLPVAVPLLTVGRDNFDVPRIHDITTDLRNPPKYEAVLSLRKKTDNSATYGGEAVAREQREADIYADIHPLELAMPVDKATRLAAAVAHSLGWRVVSLQPARGHLEAVDRTRLLGFSDDVVVRVSAEKGGSRVDIRSSSRVGISDLGANARRIRKFLTEMQAQSHEVE, encoded by the coding sequence ATGCGGCCAACGCGCTGGAGTCACTGGAGCCGCTGGCTGCTGCGTGTGCAGTGGCTGTTGCTGGCGGCCATCTTTATTGCCGGGCTGGCTTTGCGCCTGGGGTTGATGGATTACCGCCCGGTGTTTCAGGTGTTCAAGTTCGCCGGCCTGGGGGCCGTTGGCGTGGCGCTGTTGAGCATGCTGGTGTTCATGTGGGGGCTGGTAAAGCGCCACCCGGACAGCCGCCGCAACGCGCTGTGGGCGATGGTACTGGGCCTGCTGCCGGTGGCGGTGCCATTGCTGACCGTCGGCCGCGACAATTTCGATGTGCCGCGGATTCACGATATCACCACCGACCTGCGCAATCCGCCCAAGTACGAGGCGGTGCTATCGCTGCGCAAGAAGACCGATAACTCCGCCACCTATGGCGGTGAAGCGGTGGCCCGGGAGCAGCGGGAGGCAGATATCTACGCGGATATCCATCCGCTGGAGCTGGCCATGCCGGTAGACAAGGCGACCAGGCTTGCCGCTGCGGTCGCCCACAGCCTGGGCTGGCGGGTAGTGTCCCTGCAGCCCGCGCGCGGGCATCTGGAGGCGGTCGACCGCACCCGCTTGCTGGGATTCAGTGATGACGTGGTGGTCAGGGTGTCCGCCGAGAAGGGTGGCTCGCGGGTGGATATCCGCTCCAGTTCCCGGGTCGGAATCAGTGACCTGGGGGCCAACGCGAGGCGCATCCGTAAATTCCTGACCGAAATGCAGGCGCAGTCACATGAGGTGGAATAG
- a CDS encoding pyridoxal phosphate-dependent aminotransferase, translated as MNEFHKSEKLHGVCYEIRGPVMAQANRMEEEGHRILKLNIGNPAPFGFDAPDEILQDVIQNLAHAQGYVESKGLFAARKAIMQECQLLGIPGVDIDDIYLGNGVSELITMATQALLNTGDELLLPMPNYPLWMAATNLTGANPVLYRCDEQADWLPDIDDIKAKITPRTRGIVVINPNNPTGAVYPRALLEEIVELARQHNLVIFADEIYSKILYDDAEFTPMAKLADDVLCLSFNGLSKSYRLAGFRSGWMIVSGAKHRARGFIEGMDILSSMRLCGNVPAMFAVQTALGGYQSINDLVLPGGRLRQQRDLACGMLNDIPGVSCVKPSGAIYLFPKLHLDHHRIENDEKLVLDFLRQEKILLVQGSAFHWDAPDHLRIVFLPRADDLAHAVARLGEFLERYSQ; from the coding sequence ATGAATGAGTTCCACAAATCGGAAAAGCTGCACGGCGTCTGTTATGAAATTCGCGGCCCGGTGATGGCGCAGGCCAACCGCATGGAAGAGGAAGGCCACCGCATTCTGAAACTGAATATCGGCAACCCGGCCCCCTTCGGTTTCGACGCCCCGGACGAAATCCTCCAGGATGTGATTCAAAATCTGGCCCACGCGCAGGGCTATGTGGAATCCAAAGGCCTGTTCGCGGCACGCAAGGCAATCATGCAGGAGTGCCAGCTGCTCGGCATTCCCGGCGTGGACATTGACGATATCTATCTCGGCAATGGTGTCTCCGAGCTGATCACCATGGCCACCCAGGCGCTGCTGAACACCGGCGACGAACTGCTGCTGCCGATGCCCAACTACCCGCTGTGGATGGCGGCGACCAACCTCACCGGCGCCAACCCAGTACTCTACCGCTGCGACGAGCAGGCCGACTGGCTGCCGGATATCGACGATATCAAGGCCAAGATTACGCCCCGCACCCGCGGTATTGTAGTCATCAACCCCAATAACCCCACCGGCGCCGTCTACCCGCGCGCGCTGCTGGAGGAGATTGTCGAGCTCGCACGCCAGCACAACCTGGTGATCTTCGCCGACGAGATCTACAGCAAGATCCTCTACGACGACGCCGAATTCACCCCCATGGCCAAGCTGGCCGACGACGTGCTGTGCCTGAGTTTCAATGGCCTGTCGAAATCCTACCGGCTGGCGGGTTTCCGCTCCGGCTGGATGATTGTCAGCGGCGCCAAGCACCGCGCGCGCGGCTTTATCGAGGGCATGGATATCCTCTCGTCCATGCGCCTGTGCGGCAATGTGCCGGCCATGTTCGCCGTGCAGACGGCGCTCGGCGGCTACCAGAGTATCAACGACCTGGTACTGCCCGGCGGCCGCCTGCGCCAGCAGCGCGACCTGGCCTGCGGCATGCTGAACGACATTCCCGGCGTCAGCTGCGTCAAGCCCAGCGGCGCCATCTACCTGTTCCCGAAACTGCACCTGGATCACCACAGGATAGAAAACGACGAGAAACTGGTGCTGGATTTTCTGCGCCAGGAAAAGATCCTGCTGGTGCAGGGCAGCGCCTTCCACTGGGACGCGCCCGACCACCTGCGCATCGTGTTCCTGCCCCGCGCGGACGACCTGGCCCACGCGGTCGCCCGCCTGGGCGAATTCCTCGAACGCTACTCACAATAA